The following nucleotide sequence is from Trifolium pratense cultivar HEN17-A07 linkage group LG2, ARS_RC_1.1, whole genome shotgun sequence.
AGGATTGCCAGCGTGTAGAAAGAGAGATCTAGAACGTACACGTGGCATGAATGTAAGCGTTATTTGTGGAAAGTGAAAAATATGGTGTCGTGACTGTGGGTTGTGGATAAGATAAGAATGCCAACtgttttgttttggttaattCGGCCTAAACAGCGGCCAAGCAGTAGCACACATGAATGAGTGTGTTTTCTTGTGGTTTAATTCCTCCATTTTCATCCAATGTgctttgttttttattcttattcttTTGCAATTGTGATGTCTAGAAAGAATTGATTGCAATGTGAGTTGAATTGAATCATGTaacataataggattggtagaCATTTTGGTTTTAAGGATTCAAACAAAATCTCTTTTTGTtagataaaaatagaaaaattgtgTTTTGGTCAAGAAGATAAGAAGTCTATAAGtcataaaaatgtcaaaattgttaagtTAAATGTTATGTTTGGAGTTCGAACTACGACTTTTATTTTAGAGTAAAAAATGACTTGAGATGATTTTTCAAATTTAGTAAATGTAAGTGAGTATATAAGGTGTTCGAGTCAATTATATGTGTGTAGATGAACTAGATTAGTTCAAGCATTAAGAATGAGTATTCATAATTGAGTTGGCTGATTGATTCACGATGAAACCTTACAAAATTCAATCCATATTCAATTCAATGTTGCAAGTTAAgttaaaaaatcaataatttttccATCAAACTTGAACCAACTAAAGGTGGGTTGGGCCAGTTAGACCAAcatatgagttttttttttttatgacagtTGTCATAATCATTCGTTAAAGAAGATGTATTGTTCATTAAAATTGTTAAGCTACTATGTTTGATCTAATTAAGAGAAGTTTGAGCTGTATGATAGAAGTTtgaattgtaaataaaaaaacaaaatacaaattgTTGAGGATGAAATATGAATACTTAGGCACGAATAGAAAGTTGTTAGATCAGATTTGTAAGCATGTGGTTTACTAAAAGTTGttgaattaaaaattgtttattcaATATTGTGTTAGGATTTTAGAGCTCCACAAAAAAATTGGTGTtcgaaattatattttttatttttataggagTTGATAATGTTCCAATCTCTCTTACGAAATGAGTGTTCTTTTAACCATTTTACTTATGAATATTGATTTGTCTCAACCATTACATAAGATCAAATTTTGGAGGAAAGACAAGATTATGTTTTCTTTGTTGATTTTTGAATGGATTAGTCACACTCCAATGAAGTGTAACACAAGGgacatgatttatttttaatacaactAGGTCGAGGTTAAAAAATCGtgtataataattttgtagaaaattaggaattaaaatgtgctattttttataagaaaaaaaaattaataaatttgtaaggattaaaaatttatctataatggattaaaaatttgtttaaccttttataaaattatgtaaGTAATTTAAATAGAGCAAGAAagtaattcaaaaaaaataaattattttctctatccaaataaataaataaaaaacaggtttaattaattctcattcCCAAAATGCAAAATCCCCACCCACCAAAGCATGTTAGTTAGTGATAGTTTGTTTCTGGTTAACTTGTGAATTGAATTTTGAGCTCGATTCTACCCCCAACCCAATCATGGGCGCTTCAGAGTCTACTTTCTCCAACGTACAGGTAAAAATTCCTTTCAATTCCTCCTCTTTCTTTCACTCTCGATTCCAAATTATTCTTAATTAATTCCTTATTCACCGAATTCTCTCAATTCATTGTTACTACAGACGCCAGATGACAAAATCACCACCGTAACAGAGCGATTGGAAGCTTCTGATCCCATTTTAGAGCGCCTTAAATCCCTCAAAATTGTATGGTTCCTTtttctattttgaattttttttgtcgtTGATTATTGTACTTGTTTGAAGCTGTGAAATTGATTTTATTCAGTTAATTGTGTACTGTAGACTCCGCCGGTATTGACCTCTCCTCCAACTGAGGGTAGCTTGACTGACATTTTAGTGAGGAGACCTTCGTCGTCGCCGACTTCAGGTGAATTGATCTCTAATAGTTTAATGATTTAGATTCAAagtagattatagattatagattataatACTTGTGTACATTTTCGCTAAGTTATCGTATTATAGTTATACAAGTGATTATATAGTAAATACTGAGGTCCTATCTgaacaaacaacttaattaagctcTTATAGCGTAAATGTTAATCATATAaatgcttatgtataagttatttctataagtcaaattgttttcatataagtaGTTGTTGTTATAAACAATTATAaatagcttatggaaataacttGTAAACTGCTTATAAACATGTGTTTCCATAAGATATAGCAAACAATCTTACAAGTGCTTATGCTAATATAGGTTAAAGAATATAAGGTTAGAgaagctaatccaaacagaTACTGATTACTACTATCTTATTACTTCTAAGAATAGGGGGATTATCAAGTTATTATCTGATTACTATTAGTTTTAGAGTTTATGTATAAACTGATTTATACAATCAAAGAGTGAATGAGAGGAAATTCCTCACAAACAATTTATAAGCTGCTTCTACAAGCTGTCTTTGaaagtttatgcaaataagtTAAAAAAGAGGTTATTTGCTTATCATAAGCTTTTTTTTATTAGCACTTTTAAACCCTACAGGTGTTTATGACATAAAATTAGTATAAGTATACTCATTAGAATGCTTCCGCTGTACATAAACTGTGCTAATCTTGCGAGTTTTCATTTTCGAATactgttatatttttgttctaaCGACTTGTGTTTATTTCCAATGTTGTGTTTTGTTACATTTTTCAAGTCTTCTATCCCTTGAGAGTTGACCATCTTAATAATTTCCATGCGTTTTGCTTGTTGCGGCTGGGTTAACATCCGTTGCCTTGCCTGTATTTACTTACCcccaattaaaatgtttttaaattcCTCATTCTAAAATGACAAAGTAACAAATATATCATTGCCCGGACTCAAGATATCTTTGTCTAACAATGGCATGTTTGTTAAGCTGACTAGTTTcccaaagaaaaatgaaaatgcagAGATCTATTTTCTcccaatttatatatttagtatTTTTCACAGCAACGCATGCTAGATAATCTAGCTTCTGTTATAAGTGTTTAAGGAATCTCTCTGTTTCCTGTTATATCTTTTCGCCTGCATTCTGCTATCATAGCTCACAGATGAGAACTGACTGTGTGAGTATGTCATGCGTTTATGCTAGAGTGCAATGTTGATGATTGATGGAATGACATGTTGATATTGGCAAATGTCCGTTAGACCTTTACTATATAAAATTTTCCTGTatgattttattgtttaaaGAAATACTTTGATGTTGTAAGCTTCAGGTTTTTCAATCACATTTAAATCTTAATCCTTTTTCTGATGAATATATGATGTTTGTTCTGGTAGTTCTTTTTGTATCCTACCAGCTGCATTTAATTCCAACAATTTTATTTGGGATAATACTTAGTTGCTCCCCTTTCATGTTTGAAACAGCTACAGTGAATCCAAGGGTTTTACTTGAGCTATTCTCAATGTACCGTGATTGGCAGGAAGAAAGGGTCCAAGAGATAAGCAAAAACCAGGTCTGTTTCATATAAGAATAGTATAATTAATTCATCAAATATTAGATTCTACATCTTATAATACACCCACTCTCTCCACTCAGACCAAAGGCAACTTTTTTCACGCAGATAAAAATTCCTTTTCAAGTGAAAAATATTTACACCTTCTGTACCCAAACTCAAACTTACACTTTTAGTGTCTCTTTGATTTAAGATGTTCGGTTTTCAAAAGTGTCACCTTGTTTTTATTCTGTGTTGGGAGTTCCACATTTGGATGTGATATGGGCCATATGGCTTGAAAttgtgtttataagtgggagaCATTTCTGAACTTACAAGTCAGTTTTGTGGGGTTCAATAATGTCAAACCAAATTTTAAGACGGTATCAGTCTCCTTTGACCATAGTTATATGATGAACGCATTTGATTTTTACTTGTAAAGTAATGTAAATAAAGTTGACTTGTTGTAGTATAACAAACTTAGGGTCCATTTACTCTGaaaatttatgttaattttatttgctAACAAGGAGATAGTTGACTCTTGAATTGAACAATTATTTGTATTTCCaagaatgtaaaaaaaaaaattgttttcattttttcttgaaATGCATCATCCCTGACTAGTGACTAGCATTTCATCTTCTCTCCGTCACAAATAGTTCACTTTAAAATTCTTTCATCTTCTTATTAGCAAGttaaaatgtatatatttttgaaaatgaatGTAAAATGTTTTCCAAAGTAAACAGGCTTGTACATTTTCTTATTAGAATAATTCAGCTATTTCAGTGTCACATTTTGTGGAACggttaaccttttcaacaaGTTATGAAAATGTTAGTTGATTTAGTATGTGATTTAGTCTTAATTATATGATCAACTTAGGTAGCTTTTCATGCCAACAAATACAGTAATGCTTGTGGTCATAAGTCTTGTAAGATTCCAGTGCAAAATTGCAAGAAAATGTCTTAGTGATTGCAATAGGATATATTTAATCAAACTATTACAAGTATTATTATAGTTTATCTAGCAGAAGATTTTGAATCCTGAAGCtaattttcacaaatttttaGTTGACTAAATTTACGCTTggagagaaaaaatgaaaatgatgaacCCTTCCTTTTTTGTtagattttgaaaaataatcaaactgaaaaaatatatttcagaatgtaaaataaaatactattgTGTGATAAGTAACGACCCTTCAATAATATTTCTTATTCTATTGATGTTGTTTTACTAAATAGTGACATTGTTTCCATCAATGTTTAGACATTTTTGCCTCTTTAGGAACCGGACTTGCATTCATTCTCTGATTTGTAAAAGCTATGATATTCTGTGCATGCCATAAACGTCGAAATTCATGCAGGAGGAGATAGAAAACAGAATAGAAGTTGCTGATGCTTTGGCAATCAAACTTCTTCAGCGATATAATCATTCAACATCCACAATGAAGACCGCTTCACGGCATCTATCAGGAGGTATTATCAGACACAGTTCTTAGTTCTTGCAATATTTGGAATACGGTGATTTGATTCTCAGCTTTAGAGACAACATGTATAACATGTTTTGCATGATCTGTtaaattgaaaaggaaaatCCCCTCTTTCATTGCTTTGCAAGGCTCACCAAAGCATATAATACTAATTCATTTTCATGTCTGTCATGATGTTTACACGGCATCAGTATGGTAAAAGAAATAATTAGTTAGGGGTGTGGGATTATCAATATGCTTTACTCTGCTGGTCTTCTATGATTGGCTGTGAACATGTGTTAACTTTATGTTTGGAacgtgcatatatatatatgcagttAATTCATTGCAGGTAGAAATTGGAGAGCTCAAAGGAAGGTTGACTGAGGTTATCAGCAACTGCGATGCTTTGTGCAAAAGGATTGCAGCAGAGGGACCAGAACCCCTCCGGTCATCTATCAAACCTTTTGCAATTGCAAAGGCCGATGAAGAAATTTGCTCAAGTTCAACTAGCTTGCAAACAGTAACAAAAACAAGTCCACCTTCTGCAGAATAGTAGTTGGACTAACAGGTTTGATTATTGCTCATATTATCAGAAGCTTCGTGCATTTTAGTGGGAAATTTGAGAGCTTGAAGAGCTTTTGCATCACAATCACGTGATTGATTAATTTTGTATGGGCCATGTTATGGATGGGGTGCCCGAAGTTTTTCATTAATTGAGATCTAACTCATGGCAACTTTAGAGCAATGGGACCATGTTCCTTTGCTTCTATAGTGGGGAGCCTTGATGCCCATCACCGACACCCAAAATTTGGGATTTGCTAATTGGATGCCACAAATTGCAAAATTGTCATAGCACTACACATGATCAGATATGAAGctatcatttaatttaattgtttcgTAATTTTTAAGTGCTTTGGGAAGTTCCCAATATAGTTTACATGATCATGTAATTGTGCAACATTTTGCTGCTGTCCTCAACAGTGCTATTTTAACAAATAAagattgtttttgtttgttttaaattgTTCACAAATTAAATATGTATTCAAGTGCTGGtgaattattttatcaaatgaTTCTAAAGATGGGTCCCCCAATATAGATCTGGTCTAAAGATGGATCTCATTTGGGCCATGTTAAGGTAGAGAGAATATGTGTGGTATTTTACAGTTAAAGGCTGTTAATGTGTGGGAATGAAAGTCACACTGCCTCAGCAGCATAAAGGAAGAACGATATAACAGTAACTTCTGAACATGCTCAGTAAAAAATAGTCGGTGTCGGTGGGGTTTTACAAAATTTGTATGCACTATATGGAGATTGTAAAATACTATATATTAAGTGGTGAGATTAAACTTGCAAACTATATGAGATTAAACTTGCAAACTATATGATCCTTTGAATAAAAAATCTTTCATTTGTCTTCACTTCACACACTCAGATTTTGACAGATATAGGATTCCCTGTTGTAAACTAATCACGTACACTGTAATCAATTTCACTTTTAGATTGGATTGTTTAATTTAAAACAGTTATTATATAACGCAAAATGATCTAAGTAACTTATTAAAATTCGGATGCTCTATATCATTCGATATGGTACACTAAAATAGCTTCACATTGCTTGAGAATGAAGGTATCAAGGTGCCGACAAATGCACACAAGTGGTTCGACTCCATTTTTCAGATTTGTGAATTTGAATCTTGGTGAAAAAATTCTCAACTCcaaaatcaaaagaaacaaattgaGTCATAATGAACAGACACTATATGGGAACGATTACAAAATTCTTAGCACATTACAAAACTAAAGAATCACAGAGAGAGGTTGAGCTAAGCTTCCACAAGACAATGAGAATGGATGTAGACATATAGAGATttcaatgaataaaataaaacaaatctgCCTCCAAAACCATAATGTAAACTGTAATCAACTGAGATTAATAAATCCAATTAAACTCCCTCAACTATGATGAATCAATCACTGAAAATAACATCAACAATatatgaatttcaaaaaaaaagaaaacaccaTCTTAAATCCATTAAAAAGAAACTAAATCAAGGTTGTTGTTGAGCATCAATGTAACCAGCATCAACAAGAACTTTCTCCTTCTTAGCCATTTCAACATCATTATCAACCATCATTCTAACAAGTTCTTCAAAACTAACCTTAGGTTTCCATCCAAGAATTTTCTTAGCTTTACTAGCATCACCTTTCAGATTATCAACTTCAGTTGGACGAAAATACCTCTTATCAATAACAACATGATCCTTCCAATTCAATCCAACATAACCAAAAGCAACTTCCAAAAACTCTTCAACCGTATGCGAATCTTCCGTCGCTACAACATAATCATCAGCTTTCTCTTGTTGAAGCATCAACCACATCGCTTCAACATAATCACCAGCAAATCCCCAATCTCTTGAAGCTTGTAGGTTTCCAAGAAACAGCTTACTCTGTAACCCGATCTTGATTCTACCAACAGCACGAGTAATTTTTCTTGTCACAAAATTCTCACCTCTGCGAGGTGATTCATGATTGAACAGAATTCCGTTACAAGCGAAAATTCCATACGCTTCACGGTAATTCACAGTGTACCAATGCGCAGCGACTTTCGAAGCTGCGTAAGGTGAACGAGGATGAAACGGTGTCGTTTCAGATTGTGGTGGTGGAGTTGATCCAAACATTTCAGAAGATCCAGCTTGATAATATCGAATGTGAGATCTACCAGATGCATCGATGTGAGATCTAACCGCTTCAAGAAGACGAAGCGCACCGGTGGCAACAACATCAGCAGTATAATCAGGGATCTCGAAAGAAACCGCAACATGAGATTGAGCGGCGAGATTGTAAACTTCGTCGGGAAGAATCACATCGAGCCAACGACGGAGAGAAGAAGCGTCGGAGAGATCAGCGTAGTGAAGTTTCATACGAGCTTTGTGAGCGTTGTGTGGATCGACATAGATGTGATCGATTCGTTGAGTGTTGAAGTTTGATGAACGGCGAATTAGGCCGTGAACTTCGTAGTCTTTGTTGAGGAGAAATTCCGTTAGGTAGGAACCGTCTTGGCCGGTGATTCCGGTGATCAATGCGACTTTGCGAGTGGTGTCGCCGTTTGTTGACGGTGGTGTTGGGGTTGGGGATGATGAATCTGCCATTGTTGTTTGAGAATTGAGAAATTGTGATTGATTGATTATTGAAATGAGTGAGTGAGATCTCGTCGTTGTTGaagtctttatttatttatggaggAAATGTGATTAACGCGGTTTTTTGATCTTGGATTGGATTCACGATTTCACACTGTAAAAATTGGAGTACTTAATTTTCTATTCAATGTCTTGAACTCTTTTAATTCAACGTTTAAACTTGTTATTGAaacattgacttttttttaattagatcAGATGAGGAGTGCTAACAACACACtcttttaacaaacacactccaacacactctcttttattagttaaaatttatatgggtcccataaaagttatatgggtccacatttttttatgggacccatgtgaatttcaatcaataaaagagagtgtgttggagtgtgtttgttaaagagtgtgttgctagcattattctagATCAGATATAAGATatatttggtctttttttttccttataaaaatTACCATAGGGTGGGGGGTAATAAATTAGATTGGCTTAAATGCGGTTTTATCctttattttgaataaatcagaattttaccccATTTATTTCACtgaaacagtaattaatctctctctatgTAACTCTAAATTTGGTGGAGTTTGATTCTAGGGAAAGTTAACTCGATTACGATCATTTTGGTACCGGTTtagtgaattattgatcaaaattaaattctgtgcgaagttttgaaatTGAGGATCAGAAGCAAACTGATACCTCAATTTTGGTAACTCAATTTTGATAATAATTCATCAAATTGGTAacaaaatgaccgtaatcgagttaactTTCCTcataatcaaactccactaaatttggagttacatagagagattaattaccgttttagtgaaatatggggtaaaattccgatttattcaaaataggaggtaaaactacatttaagccaATTAGATTTGTATACCATCAATCAATTATAATTTTCGTGAACATAACTCAACCAATAGAAATAATCGAATTGGTCACATGAGTTTAGTTCATTTGGCAGGAACATCACATTAtagatatatattattattattcgtaaatatatatattattaaaatatggaCAATATTTTATTGATAATTATGGAAAATATTTCTCTAATATTGTAAAATATCAatataacacaaataataaatttgtcaacGTGCTTATAATTCAGTTTATAGAGTcatcataatatatataaagattaaaattcatattcaaaaTCAATATAGCGTAGTACAAATGGTAGATGCTTTGACAACTTAATTATTTAGATAATTTTGTGttcaattttatataaaaaaaaccatttGAATCATCTCGTAGAAATTAATTTTCGCAATTGCACGCAAAATATATCTTTgatttaaaactaaaaataaagataaaaatcgTACTCGAAATTTCTTTTATTCCCTTTGAGATACTATAAAAAGTCGTGATAATGTTTTACGTTTATAATGACAATGACTAACAACTTTGTTTACTcgaaaaggagaaaaaaaagtCATGATTTGTGTCGGTGAACGTGAAAATCAAAAGAGATTTTACTTGATCTGGTTTATCTCTCGGGGTGGTGGGATTGTGGAtctagtgattttttttttttttttttttggtataggaTCTAGTGATTTTTAATttggtgaaaaataaaataaaaatggaaatacGACGTAACTTCCGCGGTAATATAAGATGATATATGATCATGGACCTTGATTCCATGAATTCGTTTTTTCGGTGCATTCATGCAGTCGAGCTGTTTGTAGGCGTTCGATCAAGATCGGACAATCATGATTTAAAACTGTATTTATTGACTGCATTTGTTTAAACCGTTCGATCGTGATCGAACGGTTATAAAATAACTGCACCAAAAATTCAACTTCACTAAATCCATTTCCTTGATTTATGAGTTTGAGAACTAACATACAACAATGTCACCTTTGATAACAAATTGACGGTATCATTTGTTTGTCTCTgcatgaaatttattttaaagttaggTAAGAAATTGAATAATACTTTACATATTTAAAATAactctaaaataaaaattgggaCTAAGCAGTTTGTTTTATAGATGTTGTCAACTGTTAAGAAACATGGCATCCATGGGAGAAAAGAGAAAATAGCTCAAAAGTGTATAATATTGATGAAtgcaaaatattacaaaatgaGAAAATGTGTGTGTAAAAGATTACATCAAAGCCTATATATAGGCATCAAGAAACTACTAACTAATTCTACTAATTACTAACTAACTATATCTTTAACACCCTCCCGCAAGCTAGAAGGTGTTCACAACACTTCTAGCTTGGGATAAGCAATACAAAAGTACatcaaatcaaaagaaaatacaatgaGATTTGCCGGAATACATCGGCTAAAACAACTCAATAACAACTAGTAGTGCTTAACCACCATAAGGAAGAAACACAACTCATCAAAGCCAACTAAGGGCAAAAGCTTAACCATCAAGTAGAAACCACAACTCAAGGACTACTCGGAGGAAGCAACAAATCAATGCTTAACCATTAAGCAGAAGCCATAACTCAAGGCTTAACCACTTAACAGAAGCTAAGATCAACATAGCCAACAAAGGGCACAAAGCTTAACCATCAAAAGTTCCAAACACTCATGACAGAAGCAAAAAAGAGAATGTCAGAAGAGGTCCGATGGCTATAAAGTAAAGCATCAATACTCAAGTTGTGCTAAAGGTAATTAGCACATCAAAGGACCAACAAATCAAGGAGAAAGATCAAGTAGTATGGTTGATGGCTAGCTAGAGAGTAAAGCATCAATACCAATGTTGTGCTCAAGATGAGATAGCACATCAAAAAACCAACTAACCACTTGACAAAGCAAGCAAATACAACCTCCTCAAGAGATAGCATAAATGCAACAAAGAGTAGATCAAAGAGTTCAAAACCAATCTTCAATCTTCACAATCATAGAAAAACCGAGGCTCTTCAAAACAAATCTGAAACCATCAAGAGCTATATCTTCAATAGCAAATAAAGCAAGAAACCAAATGTGCACATTAATCTTCATACAAGGAAGACTGAAAAGTAGTAACTTCCAACCAATTGCAACAGTAACAACTCCTTCATGTAGCAACCATAACAACCAAAAGGACTACCCAAATTTATTCTTCAACCTTCACACAAGGAATGAgtgcaaagaaataaaagaactaGTGACAGCACAATGCAATGACAACTCATCAGTTTATCAGTCTTCAATGAAACCAAGCATGACCAATTTACTACAAGTATTACCAATTAACACTTTTCACCAGCAGTGACCTTTATCAAGCTTCTTATGAACATTCAAATAAAGTTCAACCAGTAACAATGTAACCAAGGCATGAGATCCAAATTTATCTTCAAAAAATATGTTCTCAGTGATAAGCTAATAACAGAGCACCATATTGAAACGATATTGCATGCCAAACAACCAAACTGAATAACCAATGCACCAAAGGAGATAGCCACAACAAATCTGATCGGGTGCATAAAACAAGCACAAGCTTCACAGTAGTAGAAAATTCATGAGTCTAAAAATAAACTGAATATGCCAAACCTTAGTGTAAGACAAGCACAATCTATGACCATACAAGTCATTGCGGGGAAGTCGTGAATCAGTGAATCTTGACTTGAATCAAACACCAAAGCAATCCTTCTCTGTCTTCAATCTAAAACTTTTCACAAACACCTTGGGAGCACTATCAAATATAAACAGAAATTTTCCCAGCGAGAAATTCCAAATCGATATCTAGATGTTCTCGTTAAACTAACCAAAAACATATCGAAAGCGGAAATGAATGATTCAGTGAACTGAAATGCGATTGCAAATGGAATCGCAAACCCTAGAATTTGGGGAAAAAGGAAGAGATTAAAGTTGCGATTAAAACAAAATCGCAATCAAACACGGAACAAGAATCAAATCGAAAAGAAATCAAGAAATCAAGAAATCAAGAAATCGGATCTAGAACATGAATTGGAATCATGAAATTCGCAAAACGGAATCAAAATTGAAATCAAGAAAACGGAATTCGCAAACGGAAGATGAGAAAAGTGATTTTCTCAGATGGAAAATTAACAGTACTAGAGAATTGAATTTCTCaggaaaaatagaaaagaaagagcGATAGAGAATGAaagttgagaaaaataaattttctcgaGAAAATGCAGCGGAAAATTTTCTTCAAGGTGGATaccaaccaggctctgataccatgttaagaaaCATGGCATCTATGGGAGAAAAGAGAAAATAGCTCAAAAGTGTATAATATTGATGAAtgcaaaatattacaaaatgaGAAAATGTGTGTGTAAAAGATTACATAAAAGCCTATATATAGGCATCAAGAAACTACTAACTAATTCTACTAATTACTAACTAACTATATCTTTAACATCAACCACTTGCTTAACGTACAATTTACATCCGAGTTAATTAGTTAAATTCATTCTACCAAGCTAGATGGGTATCTCTTTTAAGCTCCAAGCTTATGCATTACGAGGCTGTGGTGATTCTTAATATCAAGATGTATTTGCCCCTACAAATTCACATGTTGGAAATTCAAACTAGGGACCACAGACCCTAATAATTTAGATTCAATTgcgagataaataaaatttgataaataattattttaactaaaatttaaatttgagttCTATTGAACAATTCGTCTTGATTGAGCAAaattcaaattatcttaatttaAGTTTAAGTAGTATATATAAAAGATATCAAAGACTCAAACTCTCAAAGTAAAGGGAGATGGTATACGAAATAATGGAGAGGATCCAACACTCCTAGATTCTCTATGTGAAGTATCTATCAAActgtttttcttattttaatttcatgcAAAACAACAAGCCCCTTAAAACGTTTATGTTGTATCCATCTTATTAATGACATTCACAATACAATATAAGATAGAACACTAtaaacgtttaaggtattgaacaaactttgtgttatGCGATGTATATAAGACAGAACAGta
It contains:
- the LOC123907820 gene encoding uncharacterized protein LOC123907820; protein product: MGASESTFSNVQTPDDKITTVTERLEASDPILERLKSLKITPPVLTSPPTEGSLTDILVRRPSSSPTSATVNPRVLLELFSMYRDWQEERVQEISKNQEEIENRIEVADALAIKLLQRYNHSTSTMKTASRHLSGVNSLQVEIGELKGRLTEVISNCDALCKRIAAEGPEPLRSSIKPFAIAKADEEICSSSTSLQTVTKTSPPSAE
- the LOC123907819 gene encoding GDP-mannose 4,6 dehydratase 1, with translation MADSSSPTPTPPSTNGDTTRKVALITGITGQDGSYLTEFLLNKDYEVHGLIRRSSNFNTQRIDHIYVDPHNAHKARMKLHYADLSDASSLRRWLDVILPDEVYNLAAQSHVAVSFEIPDYTADVVATGALRLLEAVRSHIDASGRSHIRYYQAGSSEMFGSTPPPQSETTPFHPRSPYAASKVAAHWYTVNYREAYGIFACNGILFNHESPRRGENFVTRKITRAVGRIKIGLQSKLFLGNLQASRDWGFAGDYVEAMWLMLQQEKADDYVVATEDSHTVEEFLEVAFGYVGLNWKDHVVIDKRYFRPTEVDNLKGDASKAKKILGWKPKVSFEELVRMMVDNDVEMAKKEKVLVDAGYIDAQQQP